TAAAAGAGAAGGGGAAACCCCAAATAATTCTCATAAAACGTTTGCTACTATAGTCTTaataataaaagagaaatatttatttatactagagatGACTAATATATCATTAAAACAATTGCTCTTTCACCATAAAAACCCAGGCAAATGGAATATATAAACAACCACTTGTTTAGGGAAAACTTTAGTCTGCTACaagttttcaaaaacttaacgaccatttaaataaatttcacaataaCATTCGCCCAAATACCAGAGGCTTTGTTAATAGAGATTATACGTCTTCAAGTCttaagtgttaaaaaataataaaactcttTCCTAAAATGGCTCAAATGGTGCAAATGACTACAGAACAATTACAACAACTTATCGAATCGGTACGTGTTTCTGCTGCAGCTGGTACTGTAGTAGCTGAAACTAAGTCCAAGGGAAGTTTTAGTAATTGCTCATCTCGTTTTGGTGGACAACGTGATCATGAAGCTGTTGAGGAATTTATTACCAGCATTGTAACCTATAAAGAAGTCGAATCGATTAGTGATGAAGATGCTCTAAAGGGTGTTTCATTGTTGTTCTATGGTTTGGCCTCAACCTGGTGGCAGGGTGTGCGTAAGGAGGCAAAATCGTGGAATGATGTTTTAGCTTTAATACGTGATCATTTCTCGCCCACCAAACCCGCCTATCAAATCTATGTGGATATTTTCGATAAGAAACAAGATGATAAAACCGCTATCGATACTTTTGTGTGTCAGAAGAGAGCTTTATTGGCCCAATTGCCCGATGGCAGACATGATGAAGAAACCgaaattgattttgtttatggtttgctaaatattaaatatcGTAAACATATTGCTCGTCAAGATTTTAAGACATTCCGTGAATTGTTGGAAAAAGGTCGTGTTATCGAGCATAATATGATGGAAGATGAGGCAAATCAACAGGGTCCTGTTAAGGGTGCCAAGGGCACTAAGAGATGTACTTATTGCAATTTCCGTGGTCACACATATGATCAATGTCGCAAACGTAAAACTAATGAAGATAATGAAGAGGATTAAAGTCATTTAAGATCTTTTTATACTTCAGATTCTAGTCATTAACTTTAgctataatttttagtttaaagattttttattgtaaaatattttgtaaatgttatttaagatttaaacaaaatttaaaagaataaaaggaAATTTCAAAAGCTGTGCTTttcgttaaaattaaatacatatcttgttgttttattccagcgattttttgttttggttccAGAAGTTTTGAaactttcgaaaattttataaattcttagtTACAGTTactactagactagaactaaaaatgtacaacaaaattataattaaaataactataactttattgtattatatatattatggatCCTTATTGGATTCTAACACGATCTAGCTAACTCTACATTTGACTTTTGAAATTAAGCTAATATCGGAAGCGTGAGGTTTAAAATTGTCCattaatatttatgcaaaatgaaTATCATTTGTTTAACAATGTGAATGTGAAGTATACTTAGGTCCACGATTACGCATAGGTCCCAGGCAAGTGCCTCCCGGAGAAACATACATACTGTTTATGCATTAAATGCTATTAAATGAAAAGTTAGTTCTATGTGTTCGATATTTGTATGGCGTACCTTGGACCTAGTCCCTTAATAAAGCGCCAATTAAGAAATAATGATTATCAATCTATAATTGACcattaacttttcaaaaaattatttgtccTAAGAAATTAATGATTTCACTTTTTAATTCAGTCTAACAACTGACCCAAGACCACATTAAAGTTTCTATATTGAAAATCGATGTTTCTATGAATATgaatcaaaaatataataaataaatataataatataatatataacaaaagAATCGATCTAAATACATATAAAGATTTAAGTCCATATATGGAACAGACATAtacaacttatttaaaatttacgacGCATTacattagtatttaattttgcttatattagATTAAGATTTGGCATGGCcgaatttaacattttacacaGGTTCGCTAAATGCGAACCCTTTGGGACCCTTTTAGGGTCCTAATCAAAAACGGTTGTACCTACGTCTAATAAGGAATCCTATGTTAATAGGGAGTTTCCAAAGTAAACTTCTACAACTAAATTCAATCCTTCCAATATATCTGAATATAGAGTTTCTCGAAAATTCTATAAGTATTACTGTAATTATCCACcgataattatattataaaaaatcagaTAAGAAGACCTAGTTTTTTATGCTTGGGCAGAAAAAACCCCCCTTAGCCCATTACCAAAAGATTAACTAATTTCTAATACTGACGTGTTATTTGTTAACCATACTCGCGATTAATAATTAGTATGGGGTACAATAATAGATATTAACTATGTATTtgaatttcattattaaattctCTTTAATCGATTAGTTTAGGGTCTCTCAACGATTGTTGttcataaacaacaaaaattaaatttgagagagaataaaaataagaatttaataaattgatgAAATAATTTAACACTA
The window above is part of the Lucilia cuprina isolate Lc7/37 chromosome 6, ASM2204524v1, whole genome shotgun sequence genome. Proteins encoded here:
- the LOC111683445 gene encoding activity-regulated cytoskeleton associated protein 1-like: MAQMVQMTTEQLQQLIESVRVSAAAGTVVAETKSKGSFSNCSSRFGGQRDHEAVEEFITSIVTYKEVESISDEDALKGVSLLFYGLASTWWQGVRKEAKSWNDVLALIRDHFSPTKPAYQIYVDIFDKKQDDKTAIDTFVCQKRALLAQLPDGRHDEETEIDFVYGLLNIKYRKHIARQDFKTFRELLEKGRVIEHNMMEDEANQQGPVKGAKGTKRCTYCNFRGHTYDQCRKRKTNEDNEED